One part of the uncultured Bacteroides sp. genome encodes these proteins:
- a CDS encoding MFS transporter, producing the protein MNSKRTNKLLTFFSLYIAQSVPMSLFSTLLPVLMRQGNFSLSTIGLLQLIKLPWILKVFWAPFVDKRTSDLGSYKRWIFSSEMVYAVLIFMVAFLDLETNFTTIFILIILSFIASATQDIATDALTALSFNHREKSLGNSMQSMGSFTGSLVGGGLLLLHYKLIGWNALLISVSLFVVLALIPLFIYKDKKFTPKQGKTPISMKDLYLFFHQKGVAKQLIFLILCYSGIIGILAMVKPFMVDLGYNTGEIGFMFGIFGSLCGCLFSYIGGYVIRSIGRFYSRIIFACAVLVTTLFFYFMSLSTPGTIALYVAIFCLWASYGLSAVLVNTVAMDFLRDGREGTDFTLQTVIAHLSSMLIAVCSGKVADLLGYSGLFLVEAGLALISLVYILVFFKKPVRHE; encoded by the coding sequence ATGAACTCAAAACGAACAAATAAACTACTTACATTCTTCTCATTATACATAGCTCAGTCCGTGCCGATGAGCTTGTTTAGTACTTTACTCCCTGTACTTATGCGACAGGGAAATTTTTCGTTAAGTACTATTGGTTTGCTTCAATTAATTAAACTTCCATGGATATTGAAAGTATTTTGGGCACCTTTTGTAGATAAACGCACTTCCGATCTAGGCTCTTATAAAAGATGGATCTTTTCATCTGAAATGGTTTACGCCGTATTAATCTTTATGGTTGCCTTTTTAGATCTGGAAACAAACTTTACTACTATCTTTATCCTTATTATACTGTCGTTTATAGCTTCTGCCACACAAGATATTGCTACCGATGCGCTTACAGCTCTTTCGTTTAACCACAGAGAGAAAAGTTTGGGAAATAGTATGCAAAGTATGGGTAGTTTTACCGGTTCACTGGTTGGCGGTGGCTTATTGCTATTGCATTATAAACTGATAGGATGGAATGCTTTACTGATTAGTGTTTCTTTGTTTGTTGTGCTGGCATTAATACCTCTTTTTATATACAAAGACAAAAAATTCACTCCCAAACAAGGCAAAACGCCAATATCAATGAAAGATCTTTATCTGTTCTTTCATCAGAAAGGGGTGGCTAAACAATTAATTTTCCTGATTCTTTGTTATTCCGGTATTATTGGAATTTTAGCAATGGTTAAGCCTTTTATGGTAGATTTAGGATATAATACCGGAGAAATTGGATTTATGTTTGGTATCTTTGGATCGTTATGTGGCTGCCTCTTCTCGTATATAGGTGGATATGTTATCCGTTCAATCGGAAGATTTTACTCTCGTATCATTTTTGCCTGTGCAGTATTGGTTACTACACTCTTTTTCTATTTTATGTCTCTCTCCACTCCCGGAACTATTGCTCTATATGTAGCAATATTCTGTTTGTGGGCAAGTTACGGACTATCTGCAGTGCTGGTTAATACTGTAGCCATGGATTTTCTGAGAGACGGTAGGGAAGGAACGGATTTCACTTTGCAAACGGTGATAGCACACTTAAGCAGTATGCTTATAGCTGTGTGCAGCGGTAAGGTTGCTGATCTTTTGGGTTACAGCGGACTATTTCTGGTAGAAGCCGGACTTGCCTTAATATCGCTAGTTTATATACTTGTTTTCTTTAAAAAGCCTGTTCGTCATGAATGA
- a CDS encoding DUF4382 domain-containing protein, translating into MKKVKLLFLLLLGVIAVGSLNSCSDSEDSATGTSKVSFYLTDAPSLQGYNAVKIDVQQIKYTINDSVEVNLPITPRVYNLMDLTNGTDTLLSNIVLNEGEHVSQVRLVLGDNNSVVLSDGTEVNIKAPSAQTSGLKVNIQESVVTTSGYAVMIDFDAERSIVRKGNGSYSLKPVIRGYVVENTASISGHILPANVPFKVFTIVGTDTITTVSDTARNNFFMLHGLKSGTYTVEFQSATLNKTISVDLLGGFDKDLGTVEIK; encoded by the coding sequence ATGAAAAAGGTAAAATTATTATTTCTGCTTTTGCTTGGAGTAATAGCAGTAGGCTCTTTAAATTCTTGCAGTGATAGCGAAGATTCTGCAACTGGAACTTCAAAGGTAAGTTTCTATCTAACCGATGCACCTTCTTTACAAGGTTATAATGCTGTAAAGATAGATGTACAACAAATAAAGTACACTATAAATGATAGTGTAGAAGTAAACTTGCCAATCACCCCCAGGGTTTATAATCTTATGGATTTAACGAATGGCACTGATACGCTGTTGTCTAATATTGTATTGAATGAAGGAGAACATGTTTCTCAGGTGAGATTGGTATTGGGAGATAATAACTCAGTTGTTTTGAGCGATGGTACCGAAGTGAATATTAAAGCTCCCAGTGCTCAGACATCTGGCTTGAAAGTGAATATACAAGAAAGTGTGGTTACCACTAGTGGATATGCTGTAATGATTGATTTTGATGCAGAAAGATCAATAGTTCGTAAAGGCAATGGAAGCTATTCATTGAAGCCCGTTATCAGAGGTTACGTTGTAGAAAACACTGCATCAATTTCTGGTCATATATTGCCAGCTAATGTTCCATTTAAAGTGTTTACAATAGTAGGAACTGATACCATAACAACAGTTTCGGATACTGCAAGAAACAATTTCTTTATGCTTCATGGCTTAAAATCTGGAACTTATACAGTAGAATTCCAAAGTGCAACACTTAATAAAACTATTTCTGTAGATTTGTTGGGTGGTTTTGATAAAGATTTGGGAACTGTAGAAATAAAATAA
- the hemN gene encoding oxygen-independent coproporphyrinogen III oxidase, with translation MNEDLIAKYNVPTPRYTSYPPANYFHDKFTNEDYEKAVIASNETTPQNLSFYIHIPFCRHLCHYCGCNSYPMAKAEIIEAYVDAIKKEIRKVIPLINKNRKISQIHYGGGSPSSIPLHYIQEINELLLSQFECTDSPEIAIECHPGYLDENNWMQLINAGFNRCSIGVQDFNSKVLKGVNRRPSLLQMETIFGLLRAFNVSINMDFIYGLPYQTVQSFEETLQKAAALKPDRLVTFSYAHVPWVNKAMMILEKNGLPSPQEKSAMYDAAKRILSAKGYQPIGLDHFVLPDDDLSIALQSGQLHRNFQGYCTRKTTGQVYAFGVTGISQLSMAYSQNTKSIPEYIQKMNDGEFAIIKGYTLNREEQIAKEVITTLMCNDRLSWKELSAHIGVGESDIKNAISYDEDRLADFEKDGIITYSPEEIKITQEGAIFVRNVAAAFDPLMKDNTKMYSKPV, from the coding sequence ATGAATGAAGATTTAATAGCAAAATATAATGTACCTACGCCCCGGTATACAAGTTATCCGCCGGCAAATTATTTCCATGATAAATTTACCAATGAGGATTATGAAAAAGCGGTGATAGCTTCTAATGAGACCACACCTCAGAATCTTTCTTTCTATATTCATATACCTTTTTGCCGTCATCTTTGTCATTACTGCGGATGCAACTCGTATCCCATGGCAAAAGCTGAAATCATTGAAGCTTATGTGGATGCGATAAAGAAAGAGATCAGGAAAGTGATTCCGTTGATAAACAAGAATCGGAAAATATCTCAGATACACTATGGTGGTGGAAGTCCAAGTAGCATTCCACTTCATTATATTCAGGAAATTAATGAATTACTTCTCTCTCAGTTTGAATGTACCGATTCGCCAGAGATTGCAATAGAATGCCATCCCGGTTACCTGGATGAGAATAACTGGATGCAGTTAATCAATGCCGGATTTAACCGATGCAGCATTGGTGTTCAGGATTTTAATTCGAAGGTTCTGAAAGGTGTAAACAGAAGACCATCGTTACTGCAAATGGAAACCATATTTGGATTGTTGAGAGCATTTAATGTTTCCATAAACATGGACTTTATTTACGGATTGCCTTATCAAACTGTTCAAAGCTTTGAAGAAACTCTTCAAAAGGCTGCTGCACTAAAGCCGGACAGATTGGTTACATTCTCTTATGCGCATGTGCCTTGGGTGAATAAAGCAATGATGATATTAGAGAAGAATGGTTTGCCTTCGCCTCAGGAAAAGAGTGCTATGTATGATGCTGCCAAACGAATTCTTTCAGCGAAAGGTTATCAACCTATCGGTCTCGACCATTTTGTTTTGCCGGATGATGATTTAAGTATTGCTCTTCAGTCGGGACAATTGCATCGTAACTTTCAGGGATATTGTACACGGAAAACTACCGGTCAGGTATATGCTTTCGGAGTAACCGGTATCAGTCAGCTTTCAATGGCTTATAGTCAGAATACCAAGAGTATTCCTGAATATATTCAAAAAATGAACGATGGCGAGTTTGCCATTATAAAAGGATATACCCTTAACAGGGAAGAACAGATTGCAAAAGAAGTAATCACAACACTAATGTGCAACGACAGACTTAGCTGGAAAGAGCTTTCTGCTCATATTGGTGTAGGCGAAAGTGATATTAAAAATGCAATCTCGTACGATGAAGATAGATTGGCTGATTTCGAAAAAGATGGAATTATAACTTATTCTCCCGAAGAAATAAAAATAACGCAGGAAGGAGCTATATTTGTGAGGAATGTTGCTGCAGCGTTTGACCCGCTGATGAAAGATAACACAAAAATGTATTCGAAACCGGTTTAA
- a CDS encoding TonB-dependent receptor, translating to MYKSALLFSLLFLCQNAKSNPIENDTLRKPHVVLNEVVVTSYKEKKNIHEVPASVSFVPLTEIKNKNIVSIKDISSYIPNLFIPDYGSKLTSPVYIRGIGSKINAPSVGLYVDGVPFFEKSVFDLDINEVERIEVLRGPQGTLYGRNTMGGTINVYTKNPLSYEGGTVSATAANYGQEQVSGSYYGKLNDDFGYSFSGNYKHADGFFTNDYTGKKADNLNAASGKMKLYWEKSNRFNAGLLVNYEYSDQGGYPYAPMDVTTGKIGNVNYNEYSSYRRGVLTSGLTLNYSFDKFLLKSVTGYQYSDDRQAIDQDFTPASKYFVTQSMRQHMLSEELEMRSSKDQRYTWLNGFFAFYQASKSTVKNLPVVKDYDAPTNGFAFYHQSTLKDLFFEKLSATVGLRFDYENASQNYDYGKIVSGVRQQVQLLNTDLSFTQLTPKFSLQYQFNPLNMTYATVTRGYKTGGFNTSFDTDVDQTFKPEYSWNYEVGNKFSFFGNKLKGDFSLFYIDWRNQQISQPLLSGKGSLLKNAGKSYSKGVELSMQGEITKALNLQMSYGFTEAKFREYVGEANSYNAGFDYSGNYIPYIPRQTVMVGGDYTWNLRSGFINRLIFSAQYVGTGKLYWNDKNSVYQHYYGLVNGKVSARMKSLTVDLWIKNVTSKEYTAFYLESLGNSFGQKGKPMTFGATVSYSFN from the coding sequence ATGTATAAATCAGCGCTTTTATTCTCTCTTCTTTTTCTTTGCCAGAATGCAAAATCAAATCCTATTGAGAATGATACACTAAGAAAACCTCATGTGGTATTAAATGAAGTAGTGGTTACTTCTTACAAAGAGAAAAAAAACATTCATGAAGTTCCGGCTTCTGTCTCTTTTGTCCCTTTGACTGAAATTAAGAATAAGAATATTGTGAGCATTAAAGATATTAGTTCGTATATTCCAAATCTTTTTATTCCGGATTATGGCTCAAAGCTGACTTCACCTGTTTATATCCGTGGCATTGGCTCTAAAATTAATGCTCCTTCCGTGGGATTGTATGTGGATGGCGTTCCTTTCTTTGAGAAATCTGTTTTTGATCTTGATATTAACGAAGTAGAGCGTATTGAAGTGCTTCGCGGACCGCAGGGAACTCTTTATGGACGTAACACAATGGGAGGAACTATCAACGTTTATACAAAAAATCCGTTATCATATGAGGGAGGAACAGTTAGCGCTACTGCTGCCAATTATGGTCAGGAACAAGTTTCTGGATCGTATTACGGAAAACTAAATGATGACTTTGGTTATTCTTTCTCAGGAAACTACAAACATGCTGATGGATTCTTTACTAATGATTATACCGGAAAAAAGGCAGATAATTTGAATGCTGCTTCCGGTAAAATGAAATTGTACTGGGAAAAAAGCAATCGATTTAATGCCGGGTTGCTTGTAAACTATGAATATTCAGATCAGGGTGGTTATCCTTATGCTCCGATGGATGTTACAACCGGAAAGATTGGAAATGTGAACTATAATGAATACAGTTCTTATCGTCGGGGAGTATTGACAAGTGGTTTAACACTGAATTACTCTTTTGATAAGTTCCTGCTGAAATCGGTAACCGGTTATCAGTATTCAGATGACAGACAAGCAATTGATCAGGACTTTACTCCAGCAAGCAAATATTTTGTAACCCAGTCAATGCGTCAGCACATGCTTTCTGAAGAATTGGAAATGAGATCTTCCAAAGATCAACGCTATACCTGGCTTAATGGTTTCTTTGCTTTTTATCAGGCTTCTAAAAGTACAGTAAAGAATCTGCCTGTAGTGAAAGACTATGATGCGCCAACAAATGGCTTTGCATTTTATCATCAGTCAACATTGAAGGATTTGTTTTTTGAGAAACTTTCAGCAACCGTAGGACTAAGATTTGATTATGAAAATGCGAGTCAGAATTATGATTACGGAAAGATTGTTTCGGGCGTAAGGCAACAAGTGCAATTACTTAATACAGACCTTAGCTTTACTCAGCTTACTCCTAAGTTCTCATTGCAGTATCAGTTTAATCCTCTTAATATGACTTATGCAACTGTAACCAGAGGTTACAAAACCGGAGGATTCAATACTAGCTTTGATACAGATGTAGACCAGACTTTCAAACCCGAATATAGCTGGAATTACGAAGTGGGAAATAAGTTCTCTTTCTTTGGAAACAAGTTGAAAGGTGATTTTTCTTTGTTCTATATAGATTGGAGAAATCAGCAAATCTCACAGCCCTTGCTCAGCGGCAAAGGTTCTTTACTTAAGAATGCAGGAAAGTCTTATAGCAAAGGTGTGGAATTGTCAATGCAGGGAGAAATTACCAAAGCTTTAAACTTACAGATGAGTTATGGATTTACGGAAGCTAAGTTCCGCGAATATGTTGGCGAAGCTAATAGCTATAATGCAGGCTTTGATTATTCAGGTAATTATATTCCTTATATTCCGCGACAGACAGTGATGGTCGGAGGTGACTATACCTGGAATCTCCGTTCAGGATTTATTAACCGACTTATATTTTCAGCACAATATGTTGGTACCGGTAAACTTTACTGGAACGATAAAAATTCAGTCTATCAGCATTATTACGGACTTGTCAATGGTAAGGTGTCTGCTCGTATGAAAAGTCTGACGGTTGACCTTTGGATTAAGAATGTCACATCTAAGGAATATACTGCATTTTATCTGGAATCACTCGGGAACTCTTTCGGACAAAAGGGTAAACCAATGACATTTGGTGCTACAGTTTCTTATTCTTTTAATTAA
- a CDS encoding FecR family protein: protein MKEVELINILEKISSNEGYTLSFEEEIHLKEAFSHIPLLDEKPGENVLDEMEERLFSKNIIFEKSEKRIIHWRRYLSVAALIAVLFGSGLWIKSMDMKYVTGSNEQLAFVLPDKSEVKLNENSSVEYNKFLFYFNRNISMKGEAYYIVTKGQKFTVETPTHLISVLGTRFMVSETDKFDVFCYEGKVLVESLDKKDKKILTKGRSFGSDKVMLEDEPTWVSHKYVFNSAPLIDVVEALEKEYKISIENKEICKGLSFTGAFPVNNLNLALDLILAPYNMSWEQIQSDHYKIKNN, encoded by the coding sequence ATGAAAGAAGTGGAACTTATAAATATATTAGAAAAAATCTCATCTAATGAAGGGTATACTTTATCTTTTGAAGAAGAAATACATCTGAAAGAAGCTTTCTCTCATATTCCGCTGTTGGATGAAAAGCCAGGAGAAAATGTTTTGGACGAAATGGAAGAAAGATTGTTCTCTAAGAACATAATCTTCGAAAAATCTGAGAAAAGAATAATTCATTGGAGACGATATCTTTCTGTTGCTGCATTGATTGCTGTTCTATTTGGAAGTGGTTTATGGATAAAGAGTATGGATATGAAATATGTAACGGGAAGCAATGAACAGTTGGCTTTTGTGTTGCCTGATAAATCCGAAGTGAAACTTAATGAAAACAGTTCGGTTGAATATAACAAATTTCTTTTCTACTTTAACAGGAATATTAGTATGAAAGGTGAAGCTTATTATATTGTAACTAAAGGACAAAAGTTTACTGTTGAAACTCCAACACATCTGATATCGGTATTAGGAACTCGTTTTATGGTTTCTGAAACAGATAAGTTTGATGTATTCTGCTATGAAGGTAAAGTTTTGGTAGAGAGCCTAGATAAGAAAGACAAGAAAATCCTGACAAAGGGAAGAAGCTTTGGATCGGATAAAGTAATGCTGGAAGATGAACCTACTTGGGTGAGTCATAAATATGTATTTAACAGTGCGCCTCTTATTGATGTAGTTGAGGCTCTCGAAAAAGAATATAAAATATCAATAGAAAACAAAGAGATTTGCAAAGGACTCTCTTTTACAGGAGCATTTCCTGTGAATAATCTGAATTTGGCTTTAGATTTAATTTTGGCTCCTTACAATATGAGTTGGGAACAAATTCAATCAGATCATTATAAGATAAAAAATAACTAA
- the hemG gene encoding protoporphyrinogen oxidase produces MDKNKDVDVVVIGAGVTGLVTAFLLTRKGLKVLLLEKSDRVGGQMKSIREDGFVFESGPNTGVVSNPEVVELFQMLQGSCSIENARKEAKVRLIWKNGAFHPLPSSLATAISTPLFTWNDKIRILFEPLRKKGDNPFESIGELTRRRLGQSFLDYAVDPFISGIYAGDPSKLVTRFALPKLYNLEQKYGSFIWGSIKKAGEPKSDRDKLPTKEVFSVPGGFESLATALAKEIKAENIYLSQEGISVQPVTDGWETVLSASEERIHSRYVVSTAAAYDLPSILPFIGDKDMKPISSLHYAPVIQVGVGVVKADGHVPNAFGGLVPSREKQKMLGILFPSSCFSDRCPEGGGNLSFFIGGSKHPEYLSYTDEQLASLVKESLSKMLGFPANYTPDKIKIFRHERAIPQYEADTEERLASIAGLEKQYSGMFLAGGIKDGIGMADRIKQATRIAEEIANLN; encoded by the coding sequence ATGGATAAGAACAAAGATGTTGATGTTGTAGTTATTGGTGCCGGAGTTACAGGACTTGTCACTGCTTTTTTATTGACTAGAAAAGGATTGAAAGTACTTCTTCTGGAGAAGAGCGATAGAGTAGGCGGGCAGATGAAATCTATTCGTGAAGATGGATTTGTTTTTGAATCGGGCCCAAACACAGGTGTTGTTTCTAATCCTGAAGTTGTGGAACTGTTCCAGATGTTACAAGGTAGTTGCTCTATTGAAAATGCTCGTAAAGAAGCGAAAGTGCGACTTATTTGGAAGAATGGAGCTTTTCATCCGCTTCCTTCAAGTCTGGCAACAGCAATATCTACACCTCTGTTTACTTGGAACGATAAAATCCGGATTCTCTTTGAACCTCTCCGCAAGAAGGGTGACAATCCTTTCGAAAGTATTGGAGAACTCACTCGCAGACGATTGGGACAGTCATTCCTTGACTATGCTGTCGATCCATTTATTTCAGGGATTTATGCAGGAGATCCAAGTAAACTTGTTACCCGATTTGCGCTGCCTAAACTTTATAATCTGGAACAAAAGTACGGTAGCTTTATTTGGGGTTCAATTAAAAAAGCAGGCGAACCTAAATCGGATCGGGATAAATTACCAACCAAAGAGGTTTTCTCTGTACCGGGAGGATTCGAATCATTGGCTACTGCTCTTGCGAAAGAAATTAAGGCAGAGAATATATACTTGTCTCAGGAAGGTATTTCAGTTCAACCGGTTACTGATGGATGGGAAACTGTTTTGTCTGCTAGTGAAGAAAGAATTCACTCTCGTTATGTAGTTTCTACTGCTGCTGCTTATGATTTACCTTCTATATTACCTTTTATTGGAGATAAGGATATGAAACCAATTAGTTCTCTTCATTATGCTCCGGTTATTCAGGTTGGGGTAGGAGTGGTCAAAGCAGATGGGCATGTACCAAATGCTTTTGGTGGTTTGGTCCCATCTCGTGAAAAGCAGAAAATGCTTGGAATTTTGTTTCCTTCTTCATGTTTCTCTGATCGTTGCCCGGAAGGTGGAGGTAATCTTTCTTTTTTTATTGGAGGAAGCAAACATCCCGAATATCTTTCTTATACAGATGAGCAATTAGCGAGTCTGGTTAAAGAATCACTGTCTAAAATGTTAGGATTTCCGGCTAATTATACACCCGATAAGATAAAAATCTTCAGACACGAGCGGGCTATTCCTCAATACGAAGCTGATACAGAAGAAAGATTGGCAAGTATTGCTGGTTTGGAAAAACAATATTCAGGTATGTTCCTTGCCGGAGGTATTAAGGATGGTATTGGTATGGCTGATCGTATTAAGCAGGCAACCCGGATTGCAGAAGAAATAGCGAACTTAAACTAA